A stretch of Nitrospira sp. DNA encodes these proteins:
- a CDS encoding AAA family ATPase yields MPETFQRGVSVPASLHDLIHSLRNAIRDELHCRQSTNQGRPLSVPLLDGRVQGRYGRHQRVTFRTTTFPLSGALDDTQGELIIDGQPHPCVILGLSVDQLTLSLIADLQPEIPQARLTIDRIRLLLALDKRLAAIQAHPQDYLTELALKCFTPSSRPTPLADRLDIAPDPSLNPEQFTALVRALTHDFLYLWGPPGTGKTQVIGAVTRLAMERGDRVLICSNTNTAVDEALEAVLRSTPTTSPGQIVRYGLAADDAPAPLHAVTMEHLAAQETAALAHTLAQLQQQAAPIQEETARLESLRQLHDDLTASEEHAQTLHAQLAALQHDITTLRQTQDDSHAAVTRYTDELHQYWTASRWRRLFLRRQSTIQADLFDAQLIESDCAEDLLQLTAQLDTLQQRITDTLEAKRFLAQRLTSQLGTRSIADLPQLLASHQAQAIRLHQDITELQHQIATVERRILQHCTVLATTITRTYTAPVLEHERFDLVIIDEGSTATPPALFASLCLARRQVLIVGDFFQLSPIAESQTLTAKQWLATDIYGLTGIKNDNDPRVAALTTQYRMHPDIATLAAKLYQRAGLSYRTDRHIRTARQTIVEQSPAPGKALVFVDTSDAQPWVDKDHKGSPSNHYHATVAVALAQQALRLPSSTQPTVSIIAPYRNQVRQLQDLISQADLSDRVHVGTIHSVQGQQSDIVIFDTTVTGNLTKTMLGRCESDRSPSKLINVAFTRAKSKLIIIGHRPSITTLSNHPDSLLWEALQTTDLQGGVMLSHGILHPVPVASGWSTPPEPRPTPITPGPVRSRGNRLYLIRRNPGSA; encoded by the coding sequence ATGCCGGAGACATTCCAGCGTGGGGTGTCCGTTCCCGCATCCTTGCACGACCTGATTCACTCACTCCGTAACGCCATTCGCGATGAACTCCACTGCCGACAAAGTACCAACCAAGGACGCCCCCTGAGCGTCCCTCTCCTCGACGGCCGGGTCCAAGGCCGATACGGCCGGCACCAACGCGTGACTTTCCGAACCACCACGTTTCCCCTCAGTGGCGCCTTGGATGACACCCAAGGCGAACTGATTATCGACGGGCAACCCCATCCCTGCGTGATCCTCGGCCTGTCGGTCGATCAACTCACCTTATCCTTGATCGCTGATCTTCAACCGGAGATTCCTCAAGCCCGACTCACTATCGATCGCATTCGTCTGTTGCTGGCTCTCGATAAGCGACTGGCAGCCATTCAAGCCCACCCACAGGACTATCTCACCGAACTCGCCTTGAAGTGTTTTACCCCGTCCTCGCGCCCCACCCCCCTGGCCGATCGACTCGATATTGCCCCAGACCCATCCCTCAACCCGGAACAATTCACCGCCCTGGTCCGCGCGCTCACACATGACTTTCTCTATCTCTGGGGACCTCCCGGGACAGGGAAAACCCAGGTGATCGGCGCTGTCACACGCCTGGCCATGGAGCGTGGCGACCGCGTCTTGATTTGTTCCAACACCAATACCGCCGTAGACGAAGCTCTTGAGGCCGTGCTCCGAAGCACGCCCACAACGTCACCAGGTCAAATTGTCCGCTATGGACTGGCCGCCGACGATGCCCCTGCGCCATTACATGCCGTCACGATGGAACACCTCGCGGCTCAGGAGACCGCCGCATTGGCGCACACCTTGGCTCAGCTCCAACAACAGGCTGCCCCGATTCAAGAAGAAACAGCACGACTCGAATCCCTCCGACAGCTCCATGACGACCTTACCGCATCCGAAGAACATGCTCAGACTCTTCACGCCCAACTCGCGGCACTCCAGCATGACATCACCACCCTCCGCCAGACACAGGACGACAGTCACGCCGCGGTTACACGATATACCGACGAACTCCACCAATATTGGACTGCCTCCCGGTGGCGACGGCTCTTTCTCCGACGTCAAAGCACCATTCAAGCCGATCTCTTTGATGCCCAACTCATCGAATCCGACTGTGCCGAAGATCTCCTCCAATTGACGGCCCAATTGGACACCCTCCAACAACGCATCACCGACACCCTCGAAGCCAAACGATTCCTTGCCCAACGCTTGACGTCCCAACTCGGTACCCGTTCCATCGCCGATCTGCCTCAGTTACTGGCCTCCCACCAAGCTCAGGCCATCCGCCTCCATCAGGACATCACCGAACTCCAACATCAAATCGCCACCGTCGAGCGAAGAATCCTCCAACACTGTACGGTGCTTGCCACCACGATCACGCGCACCTACACCGCCCCAGTCCTTGAACACGAACGGTTTGATCTCGTCATCATCGACGAGGGCTCAACGGCCACGCCCCCAGCCCTCTTTGCCTCGCTCTGCCTCGCCCGCCGGCAAGTGTTGATCGTCGGCGATTTCTTTCAACTGTCCCCGATCGCAGAATCTCAGACCCTCACTGCCAAACAATGGCTGGCCACCGACATCTACGGCTTGACAGGCATCAAGAACGACAACGACCCACGAGTCGCCGCGTTAACCACGCAATATCGGATGCACCCCGACATCGCCACCCTGGCTGCCAAGCTGTATCAACGGGCCGGGCTGTCTTATCGCACTGATCGTCACATTCGTACCGCCCGGCAAACGATCGTCGAGCAATCCCCGGCGCCGGGAAAAGCCTTAGTCTTCGTCGATACCAGTGATGCGCAACCCTGGGTCGATAAGGACCATAAAGGATCGCCTTCCAACCACTACCATGCCACCGTGGCCGTAGCCCTGGCGCAGCAAGCCCTCCGTCTTCCATCCAGTACACAGCCGACGGTCAGCATCATTGCCCCGTACCGCAACCAGGTCCGACAGCTTCAGGATCTCATCAGTCAAGCCGACCTCAGCGATCGTGTACACGTCGGCACGATTCACAGTGTACAAGGGCAACAGAGTGACATCGTGATCTTTGATACCACCGTCACAGGGAATCTGACGAAAACCATGCTCGGCCGGTGTGAATCGGACCGTTCTCCCTCCAAACTCATCAACGTCGCGTTCACCCGTGCCAAAAGCAAACTCATCATCATTGGCCATCGGCCCTCCATCACCACACTGAGCAACCACCCCGATAGTTTGCTGTGGGAAGCCTTACAGACCACCGACCTCCAAGGGGGCGTCATGTTGTCACACGGTATTCTGCACCCTGTTCCCGTCGCCTCAGGATGGTCTACCCCACCGGAGCCACGGCCAACGCCCATCACGCCAGGACCTGTCCGCTCACGCGGAAACCGCCTCTACCTCATCCGGCGTAATCCGGGATCCGCGTAA